The following are from one region of the Erwinia billingiae Eb661 genome:
- the smrA gene encoding DNA endonuclease SmrA — translation MNLDEQDLFKDAMALEDVKPLKDCANVHWLKSPSTKSPRNTLEDLQLDNPLTSGFLTILPRETPLEFKAEGIQQGVLDKLRHGKYPANATLNLLRQPVEACRQTLYSFMLLAEQENYRNLLIVHGKGREDDSHANIVRSYLDRWLQQFDLVQAYCCALPQHGGSGACYVGLKKTEQARLENRERHAKRSR, via the coding sequence ATGAATCTTGACGAGCAGGATCTGTTTAAAGATGCGATGGCACTGGAAGACGTTAAGCCGCTAAAGGATTGCGCCAATGTTCACTGGTTGAAATCCCCCTCAACCAAATCACCCCGAAACACCCTGGAAGACCTGCAGCTGGATAATCCCCTGACCAGCGGTTTTCTCACCATACTCCCGCGCGAAACGCCGTTAGAATTCAAGGCCGAAGGTATTCAGCAGGGCGTTCTGGATAAGCTGCGCCACGGAAAATATCCCGCCAACGCCACGCTGAATCTGCTGCGGCAGCCGGTGGAAGCCTGCCGACAGACGCTTTACAGCTTTATGCTGCTGGCCGAGCAGGAGAACTACCGCAATCTGTTGATTGTGCACGGTAAAGGGCGGGAAGATGATTCACATGCCAACATCGTGCGCAGCTATCTGGATCGCTGGTTGCAGCAGTTCGATCTGGTACAGGCTTACTGCTGCGCGTTGCCGCAGCATGGCGGCAGCGGGGCCTGTTATGTCGGATTGAAGAAAACCGAGCAGGCCCGGCTGGAAAACCGCGAACGCCACGCCAAACGCAGTCGTTAA
- a CDS encoding LysR substrate-binding domain-containing protein: MDKNYLFNQRIRLRHLHTFVAVAQQGTLGRAAETLSLSQPALSKTLNELEELAGARLFDRGRLGAQLTTMGEQFLTHAVRILDALNHAGQSFSPAEIDQPAVLRVGVLTTVALGMLPSILDRFHQLQPQAIVQVATLHNNVLIAGLRAGEFDVGIGRMADPEMMTGLTYELLFMENLRLVVRPDHPLLSDNVTLSKALSWPVVISPEGTAPRRLADEMIKEQGCRLPSTLVETSATSLARQLALRYNYVWFVPSGAIKEDLLHQSLAALPIASHGPGESVGIITCTGAPLSLSAEVLLATVRKSHSG; the protein is encoded by the coding sequence ATGGATAAAAATTACCTGTTTAATCAGCGCATTCGCTTGCGCCATCTGCACACTTTTGTCGCCGTTGCTCAGCAAGGGACGCTCGGTCGTGCCGCCGAAACGCTGTCGCTGAGCCAGCCTGCGCTGTCCAAGACCCTTAACGAACTTGAGGAGCTGGCCGGTGCACGGTTATTCGATCGCGGGCGGCTGGGCGCGCAGTTAACCACCATGGGCGAGCAGTTCCTGACCCATGCGGTGAGGATCCTTGATGCGTTGAATCACGCCGGGCAATCCTTCAGCCCGGCAGAGATTGATCAGCCGGCGGTGCTGCGCGTGGGCGTGTTGACCACCGTGGCGCTGGGGATGCTGCCGTCGATACTGGATCGCTTCCACCAGCTGCAACCTCAGGCGATTGTTCAGGTGGCTACCCTGCACAATAACGTGCTGATTGCCGGTTTGAGAGCCGGAGAATTTGATGTCGGCATCGGTCGCATGGCCGATCCGGAAATGATGACCGGGCTGACCTATGAACTGCTGTTTATGGAAAATTTACGGCTAGTGGTTCGGCCCGATCACCCGTTATTGAGTGACAACGTCACGCTTTCCAAAGCCTTGTCCTGGCCGGTAGTGATTTCGCCGGAAGGCACGGCACCCCGACGTCTGGCAGATGAGATGATCAAAGAACAGGGCTGCCGCTTGCCGTCCACGCTGGTGGAAACGTCGGCGACGTCCCTCGCCCGGCAGCTTGCCTTGCGTTACAACTACGTCTGGTTTGTGCCGTCGGGCGCGATCAAAGAGGATTTGCTGCATCAGTCGCTGGCCGCGTTGCCAATCGCATCGCACGGGCCTGGTGAATCGGTGGGGATCATAACCTGTACCGGCGCGCCGTTAAGCCTTAGCGCAGAAGTGCTGCTGGCTACCGTGCGTAAATCCCATTCAGGGTAG
- a CDS encoding MFS transporter, with amino-acid sequence MESTAAIDVRALINQGSISRYQQRIIALCFAVVAMDGMDIALMGFIAPALKSDWGVSTHQLGAVISAALIGLALGAMLAGPLADRFGRRVVIISSVFFFGLWTLMTALSHNVDQMMLFRFLTGLGMGAAMPNVGTLVAEYSPERKRAFIITVVFCGFTFGAAGGGFAASWLIPNFGWHAVLVVGGILPLLMVPILLKGLPESVRFLIARQAPAERIRQIVAKMAPDQALNGRQFAMAEKPQCHGAARLVLSRPYLLGSTLLWGAYFMGLFLVYLIGSWLPSLVKDMGMTVTQAALVTAMYQAGGTVGSLFAGWMMDRFNANLALAAIYFTGAIATVAIGFAPAHTLVLSLVAFCSGFCLNGANTGMNALSASYYPTHARATGSSWMHGVGRIGAILSAFAGAQMLSMGWNITEVFSSLAIPAVLTSLLLLAKYRYGYRR; translated from the coding sequence GTGGAGAGTACCGCTGCGATTGATGTGCGTGCCTTAATTAATCAAGGCAGCATCAGCCGTTACCAGCAAAGGATTATTGCCCTGTGCTTCGCCGTGGTGGCAATGGACGGCATGGACATTGCCCTGATGGGGTTTATTGCACCGGCGCTGAAAAGTGACTGGGGCGTCAGCACTCATCAGCTTGGGGCGGTGATCAGTGCCGCACTGATTGGCCTGGCGCTGGGGGCGATGCTGGCAGGTCCGCTGGCCGACCGGTTTGGCCGTCGGGTGGTGATCATCAGCAGCGTGTTCTTCTTCGGCTTATGGACGCTGATGACCGCGCTGTCGCACAACGTCGATCAAATGATGCTGTTCCGCTTCCTCACCGGGCTGGGGATGGGCGCGGCAATGCCCAATGTCGGCACGCTGGTGGCGGAATACTCTCCTGAACGTAAACGCGCCTTCATTATCACCGTGGTGTTCTGCGGCTTCACCTTTGGTGCGGCGGGCGGCGGATTTGCGGCGTCGTGGTTGATCCCCAACTTCGGCTGGCATGCGGTGCTGGTGGTGGGTGGAATTTTACCGTTACTGATGGTGCCAATCTTGCTGAAGGGATTGCCGGAATCGGTGCGGTTTCTGATCGCCAGACAGGCGCCCGCTGAACGCATCCGCCAGATCGTCGCAAAAATGGCACCGGACCAGGCACTGAACGGGCGTCAGTTCGCCATGGCGGAAAAACCGCAGTGCCACGGCGCGGCGCGGCTGGTGTTGAGCCGTCCTTACCTGCTGGGCAGCACACTGCTGTGGGGCGCCTATTTTATGGGGCTGTTCCTGGTGTATCTGATCGGCAGCTGGTTGCCTTCGCTGGTGAAAGACATGGGGATGACGGTCACGCAAGCGGCGCTGGTCACCGCGATGTATCAGGCAGGCGGCACGGTGGGTTCGCTGTTTGCGGGCTGGATGATGGACCGCTTCAATGCCAACCTGGCGCTGGCAGCGATCTATTTTACCGGTGCCATCGCCACGGTGGCGATTGGCTTTGCCCCAGCCCACACGCTGGTGCTCAGCCTGGTGGCCTTCTGCAGTGGTTTTTGCCTGAATGGCGCCAATACCGGAATGAACGCGCTGTCTGCCAGCTATTATCCCACTCACGCCCGTGCCACCGGCTCCAGCTGGATGCATGGCGTCGGGCGGATTGGCGCGATCCTCAGCGCGTTTGCCGGCGCGCAAATGCTGTCGATGGGCTGGAACATCACCGAAGTGTTTAGCAGCCTGGCGATCCCGGCGGTGCTGACCTCATTACTGCTGCTGGCGAAATACCGTTACGGCTACCGTCGCTAA
- the hglS gene encoding 2-oxoadipate dioxygenase/decarboxylase HglS translates to MESRWVSADSLRAGFASAMSAMYQQEVPQYGTLLKLVSQVNAEVLAQNPALKQQLERDNELSRLSVERHGAIRVGTAAELAMLRQVFAIMGMYPVGYYDLSQAGVPVHSTAFRPLDDDALNANPFRLFTSLLRLELIDDPSLQQQAAEILAARDIFTPRCRELVSLHQQQGGLTEQQAEEFIPQVLETFRWHQQTTVDQGTYQALLDQHRLIADVVCFPGCHINHLTPRTLDIDRVQALMPDAGITPKAIIEGPPRREVPILLRQTSFKALDEAVRFRDAQQGTHTARFGEIEQRGIALTAKGRELYDRLLQESETGTDNRVHQQKLGDIFQAFPDDAKTLRVQQLAWFTFRLSEKGRALPEQIAAQQNIETLLDAGLISATPMIYEDFLPVSAAGIFQSNLGSETKARSQGHSSKAEFEKALGAAVQDEIALYAQRQKASLARCGVTQMR, encoded by the coding sequence ATGGAAAGTAGATGGGTGTCTGCCGATAGCCTTCGCGCCGGGTTTGCCAGTGCGATGTCGGCGATGTATCAGCAGGAGGTGCCGCAATATGGCACGCTGCTGAAACTGGTCTCACAGGTTAATGCCGAGGTGCTGGCGCAGAATCCGGCCCTGAAACAGCAGCTTGAGCGGGACAATGAGCTGTCGCGGTTAAGCGTTGAACGCCACGGCGCAATTCGGGTGGGCACCGCGGCTGAACTGGCTATGTTGCGGCAGGTGTTTGCCATTATGGGCATGTATCCGGTCGGCTATTATGACCTTTCTCAGGCCGGGGTGCCGGTTCACTCCACGGCGTTTCGTCCGCTGGACGATGACGCGCTGAATGCCAATCCTTTCCGTCTGTTTACCTCGTTACTTCGTTTAGAGCTGATCGACGATCCTTCCCTGCAGCAGCAGGCGGCAGAAATTCTGGCCGCGCGCGATATCTTTACGCCGCGCTGCCGTGAACTGGTCAGCCTGCATCAGCAGCAGGGTGGATTGACCGAGCAGCAGGCGGAAGAGTTTATTCCGCAAGTGCTGGAAACGTTCCGCTGGCATCAGCAAACCACCGTTGACCAGGGCACCTATCAGGCCTTACTCGACCAGCACCGTCTGATCGCCGATGTGGTCTGTTTCCCCGGCTGCCATATCAACCACCTGACGCCGCGCACGCTGGATATCGATCGCGTGCAGGCGCTGATGCCAGACGCGGGCATCACGCCGAAAGCGATTATCGAAGGGCCGCCGCGTCGCGAGGTGCCGATCCTGCTGCGGCAGACCAGTTTTAAAGCGCTGGATGAGGCGGTGCGTTTTCGCGACGCGCAGCAGGGCACGCACACCGCCAGGTTTGGCGAGATTGAACAGCGGGGCATTGCGCTCACTGCCAAAGGCCGCGAGCTGTACGATCGCCTGCTGCAGGAGAGTGAAACGGGCACTGACAACCGCGTTCACCAGCAGAAGCTGGGCGACATTTTCCAGGCCTTCCCGGATGATGCCAAAACCTTACGCGTGCAACAGCTGGCCTGGTTTACCTTCCGCCTGAGCGAAAAGGGCCGCGCGCTTCCTGAGCAGATTGCCGCGCAGCAAAATATCGAGACTTTACTGGATGCGGGGCTAATCAGCGCCACGCCAATGATCTATGAGGATTTCCTGCCGGTCAGTGCCGCCGGGATCTTCCAGTCGAATTTAGGCAGCGAAACCAAAGCACGGAGTCAGGGCCACAGCAGCAAAGCGGAGTTTGAAAAAGCGTTAGGCGCGGCGGTGCAGGATGAAATTGCACTCTATGCCCAGCGGCAAAAAGCCAGTCTGGCGAGATGTGGTGTGACGCAGATGCGCTAA
- a CDS encoding DoxX family protein: MFSALNNGFSRLTDRPDLGKLVLRLTFGILLLFHGEFKVIHGVGWIANMLKPHGIPGFVAYGAYIGEIVAPIMIIIGLMTRPAAFVIAVNLVVATLLVKTGAIWDRTNVGAWALEGEALYLFGALAIMFLGAGKYALIKNPRLQ, translated from the coding sequence ATGTTTTCGGCCCTGAATAATGGATTTTCCCGCCTGACCGATCGTCCTGATTTAGGCAAGCTGGTGCTGCGCCTGACCTTTGGCATTTTGCTGCTGTTTCATGGCGAATTTAAGGTAATCCATGGCGTCGGTTGGATTGCCAATATGTTGAAACCGCATGGCATACCCGGCTTCGTGGCGTACGGCGCGTATATTGGGGAAATTGTTGCCCCGATTATGATTATTATCGGTCTGATGACCCGTCCGGCCGCATTTGTGATTGCGGTGAATCTGGTGGTGGCCACGCTGCTGGTCAAAACCGGCGCGATTTGGGACCGTACCAACGTAGGGGCCTGGGCGCTGGAAGGCGAGGCGCTTTACCTGTTTGGTGCGCTGGCGATTATGTTCCTCGGCGCGGGTAAATATGCGCTAATAAAAAATCCACGTTTACAGTAA
- a CDS encoding carboxylesterase/lipase family protein gives MRHDRLLRTSTAEGRLRGSLEDGVFVFRGVPYASPPVGALRWQPPKPVKPWQGERDATAWGNASWQNREYCLAVGGGDPGNFSEDCLYLNVWTPDLEPARPLPVMVWIHGGGYAMGAGGLAPYNGLPLASRGVVIVTINYRLGHMGFFAHPALDKEYPAGEVVNNFALLDQIAALQWVQRNIASFGGDSSNVTLFGESSGARSVLSLFASPLAAGLFHKGIAQSAYTLPDVPRQKALNTGVRLASHFGLEQATAEQLRELPADAFWQLDSSLANGPVAIAGDCVLPEPMLSVFTAAKQLKLPLMIGSNSDEASVLSYFGVDPAKVIAGVRQTQRIGLRLKMIRMMYDGVYDDSELGRQVARDMTFTTMGYIAALAQHRNGMPAWRYYFDYVSENARDLYVNGTWHGNEIPYTLDTLDAFGDEKSDRPFTDNDRAFAKKVSDYWLSFARDASAFSHQIEGEINWPAWRPWEDKVMRFGVKGQAVLKLEKRFMRRRTQLFRLLMKGMVRLND, from the coding sequence ATGAGACACGATCGTTTGTTAAGGACCAGTACCGCGGAAGGACGGCTTCGCGGAAGTCTAGAAGACGGTGTTTTTGTCTTCAGGGGCGTTCCCTATGCGTCACCACCCGTGGGTGCGTTACGCTGGCAGCCGCCTAAACCCGTTAAACCGTGGCAAGGTGAGCGCGATGCCACCGCCTGGGGAAATGCCAGCTGGCAGAACCGGGAATATTGTCTGGCGGTAGGCGGAGGCGATCCGGGTAACTTTAGCGAAGACTGTTTGTATCTCAACGTCTGGACTCCCGATCTGGAACCGGCTCGTCCACTGCCGGTGATGGTGTGGATCCATGGCGGCGGTTATGCCATGGGCGCGGGCGGTCTGGCACCTTATAACGGATTGCCGCTGGCTTCGCGCGGGGTGGTGATCGTCACCATCAACTATCGACTGGGCCATATGGGCTTTTTTGCCCATCCGGCGTTAGACAAAGAGTATCCGGCGGGTGAGGTGGTGAATAACTTTGCCTTGCTCGATCAGATTGCCGCGCTGCAATGGGTACAGCGCAATATCGCCAGCTTTGGTGGCGACAGCAGCAACGTCACCCTTTTTGGCGAATCTTCCGGGGCGCGAAGCGTTCTGTCCCTGTTTGCTTCGCCGTTGGCCGCCGGGCTTTTCCACAAAGGCATTGCCCAGAGCGCCTATACGCTGCCGGATGTTCCCCGCCAAAAAGCCCTCAACACCGGCGTCAGGCTGGCCAGCCATTTCGGGCTGGAACAGGCAACGGCCGAGCAGCTGAGGGAATTACCTGCTGACGCCTTCTGGCAGCTGGACAGCTCGCTGGCTAACGGACCGGTGGCCATCGCTGGCGACTGTGTGTTACCGGAACCGATGCTCAGCGTCTTCACCGCCGCGAAACAGCTAAAACTGCCGCTGATGATCGGCAGTAACAGCGATGAAGCCAGCGTACTCAGCTACTTTGGCGTTGACCCGGCAAAAGTGATTGCCGGAGTACGCCAGACGCAGCGAATCGGGCTGCGGCTGAAAATGATCCGCATGATGTACGACGGCGTGTATGACGACAGTGAGCTGGGCCGACAGGTGGCCCGCGATATGACCTTCACCACCATGGGCTATATCGCCGCGCTGGCGCAGCACCGCAACGGCATGCCGGCATGGCGGTACTATTTCGATTATGTCTCTGAAAACGCGCGCGATCTGTATGTGAACGGCACCTGGCACGGTAACGAAATCCCCTACACGCTGGATACGCTGGACGCCTTCGGTGACGAGAAAAGCGATCGACCGTTTACCGACAACGATCGGGCATTCGCCAAAAAGGTCAGCGACTACTGGCTGAGTTTTGCCCGGGATGCCAGCGCCTTCTCGCATCAAATCGAGGGCGAGATCAACTGGCCGGCCTGGCGTCCGTGGGAAGACAAGGTGATGCGCTTTGGCGTCAAGGGGCAGGCGGTGCTGAAGCTGGAAAAGCGCTTTATGCGCCGACGGACCCAGTTGTTCCGTCTGTTGATGAAAGGGATGGTGCGGTTAAACGACTAG